Within the Telopea speciosissima isolate NSW1024214 ecotype Mountain lineage chromosome 4, Tspe_v1, whole genome shotgun sequence genome, the region ActcgaaagggagtgaagttcgagtggtctgaTACTTATGAGAAGAGCTTCCAGGAGTTGAAGAAGAGATTGGTTTTCATTCCAGtgcttaccattcctaatggtactagAGAGATGGTGGAATATAGTGATGCATCCAagatgggcttgggttgtgttctgatgcaagatgggaaagtagtagcctatgcttctcggcaattgaaagactatgagaagaattacccaacCCATGATTTGGAACTTGCAGCTGTTGTTTTCAATCTAAAGATCTGGAGACATTACCTGTATGGTGAAAAGACTGAGACCTACAGTGATCgcaagagcctcaaatacttcttcacacagaaggaACTTAACATGAGATAATGGCGGTGGTTTGAGTTgatgaaggattatgattgcaccatccattaccaccccggtaaggaaaatgtagtagcggatgcACTGAGCCAGAAATCTCAGACCTTATCACTGGCATCGCTGGCTGTCAGCAAAAGGCTTATTGAGGAAGCAAGGAGGTTGGACCTGGAATtattggtagagggtgttacttTATCTTTGGCAGCCTTATTAGTACAGTCAACACTTGTGGAAAGGATCCAATCATCCTAAGCTTCTGAAGAGGAATTTAAAAGGTTATTGAAGCTATTCGGGAAGATGCACAACGGGATCTAGACTTTACATTGACTGAGGATGGTATCCTTATGCTTAGAGATCAGCTATGTGTTCCTAGCGATGAGCAGTTGAGGAAGTAAGTGTTGTCAGAAGCCCATGACTGTCCTTATTCAATCCATCCAGCCAGCAAAAAAATGTATAGGGATTTGAAAGGgcactactggtggagtggaataaAAAGAGATGTGACTGAGTTTGTGGCAAGATGTCTCACTTGTCAGCAGGTAAAGGCCGACAGGCAGCGACCTCATGGTCTCTTACAGTCCTTACCTGTCctagaatggaaatgggagcatgTCACTATGGACTTTGTCACCGGGTTACCCCGTACACCTAGAGGTGTCGATGACATATGGGCTATTATGGATCGATTGACGAAGACAACTCACTTCATCCCTATGAAAATTTCCTACAAGATGGATAAGCTAGCctgcttgtacattgataatgtggttCACTTACATGGAGTCCCAGTTAGTATCATCTATAACGTAGATCCCAGATTTACATCTAGGTTTTGGGGTGGATTCCAAAAGGCTATGTGTACattgttgagttttagtacagctttccatccttaGATAGACGGACAGTCGGAAAGGACCATACAAATGTTGGAAgacatgctctgagcctgtgCCATTGACATGCAAGGCAGCTGGGATGATCACATCTCACTCATTcagtttgcttataataatagtTACTAAGCTACAATTGttatggcaccatttgaagcttaGTATAGAAAAAAGTGTCGAACACCTTTGTACTAGGATGAGGTGGGAGAAcggcgtattcttggacccAAATTGATCCAGGCAACTTGTGCAAAGGTGGACTTGATTTGTAAGtgaatcaaggcagcccagtctaGACAGAAGGGTTATGCGGATCAGAGGCAAAAGGACCTGGAATTCTCTACCGACGACAAAGTGTTCCTCAAGGTATCACccaccaaaggggtgatgcgattcagcaagaagggcaagctgagttCGAGGTTCATCGGACCTTATGAGATTCTGGCAAGAATCGGGTCGGTGGCTTATCGGTTGGTACTCCCTCCATCCTTAGAGGGTGTGCATGGCGTCTTCAACGTGTCTATGTTGCAGAAGTACGTTCATGATCTAAGTAATGTTCTATCAGAAGAACCATCGGAGCTCGTAGCTGATATGTCTTACAAAGTGCATCCCGAGAAAATCCTGGACAGCAAGATTCTTAACCTTCATAACCAACCCAGTCACTATGTGAAGGTGAAATGGTGTAACCATCCTGTGGAGGAGGCATCTTGGGAACCAAAAGTAGAGATGCGGGTGAAGTACCCTTCCCTGGGTTTCTTAGATGGTACATCAAATTTtagggatgaaatttcttataaggtggtgGGTTGTTACATCCACACCCGAGATTCTAATGGTTTATCTCTAACCTCATGACGTGTAGAtggtgctgccatgtatgctaGTGAGTTGTTCtcgatgatggtcaaacccagctacaagatcattgactttGACACGGATTTTCCTATCTAGGAGAGGTTTCTCAAGTAAGAGTGGGGGAAATTCGTCGATGGAGACTTCATCGACTATCCTCCCAGTACAAGCGCTAGAAGCAAAGAGTACCGAAAGGAACATCCCGTGTCATTCCATATCGACACTTCATCTCTTGTTGAAGTTAGCATCGCTATGAGAAAACTCTTTGGGGTCTCGGAGGACACACCGTGACGGGTGAGGGGTAAGCTACTGACCCTATTTACTACTTGTTACTACCCTCTCATAGTTTTGAAGGTCCAGGCTAGCCTATGGAGATTTGACAGAatcgttggaggtccaatacaCATGGCCCTTCAAGGAGGTAAAGGGATTCAAGGGATTTGAGTCCATCTTCGAGGTTCTTCCTAAACCAAGCTAGGTTTAAATACTTGATCAGCATTAGGGTCATCCAAAGCCACGGATGCATTGAGAACAGGGAATGTGAGCCTCAAAGGGAACATTCAATGAAGGTTATTGGGTTTCCAAGAGAaaccccaagcttggaatcgattTCAAGGGGATTCCCAGAGTtcaaatggaaaagagagggaggaaggtgaAGATGCCTACCTCAAAGATGGATTAATCGATGCTTTCCACCTCCATAACCTCtcaaaacccttcttctccaagccttcaatgctcccatAGCTCCAACGTTTTGGGTAGATGAATGGAGTAATGAGACTTGAGAGCTAAGTCTTAGttttaagactaatctcccACTTAAGGTCTGTTTGAATTGGGGCTTAATGAGTCAAAACTCAATAAAGAGGTCTACCAAACCATTGGGTCCACCAAATGGTAAACCCACAAGTTAAGGGAATCAAGGATGAGGTCAATCCTCGTCCAATAAGACTAAATTAGGGTGTCCGAGGCACGGGTGTGGGTCCCACGTAAGGAAAACACTCGAGTCCAAAAACAGCATCGGCTGGACTAACGGGTGGATTCAATCttggtgagtccgctcgtgcgtcCGTTCGCTATAAGGGCAGAAACCTAAGGAAATTGATGGAGCTTTGGCCcacttgtcacaccccaaaccacccccgggaggattaggtaggtgacccaaattgtatAACgccaatccgccaaatcccacagatctagaagcaattaatacCCTCACGGACACATCCAAAACATTATCACGGATAATATCGTAGTGTTGCAagtaatctacaattataagaagaaggaggaagcgtagcgatacagaaatgattatgatatatatacataagtaagatttGTTGCATTC harbors:
- the LOC122659307 gene encoding uncharacterized protein LOC122659307 — translated: MRFSKKGKLSSRFIGPYEILARIGSVAYRLVLPPSLEGVHGVFNVSMLQKYVHDLSNVLSEEPSELVADMSYKVHPEKILDSKILNLHNQPSHYVKVKWCNHPVEEASWEPKVEMRVKYPSLGFLDDGAAMYASELFSMMVKPSYKIIDFDTDFPI